The following proteins come from a genomic window of Pirellula staleyi DSM 6068:
- a CDS encoding DUF4339 domain-containing protein — MNGTWFFHHGGQDYGPVSTEQLSQLLAAGQLTPEHPVRRASDAQWMPAASFAELRSSAAPAAAAASETKAKPPVKKPPQRVAPAPPPPPPPAAAPPAAMAPRPVAPMAMPLPPGAIPAGGAVPVGGPVPVRAAVPMAMPLAHGAPVAIARPVAVVPSSAVPLTAAPLAAVRVAAVQAVGAQPTYAQPGYAQPGYAAPQPAATSASASGAAERPKKKNHQLIILTVLAAAMLGVAVVGGVLIATSGGKEEQLSDADSDTSSTIDADEPSSGNVASSDPSSTPTAETSATTPPATPAAEPGAIASSEPAAPGASETPAAAPAGNQEIAALLAQIKSFGTPKSTLGISGKSGRLCKLSFHQAFISSSATPVRMTSSAASVPSAVGGRMLFIELRIQNTSPETITYEGWNETAVAIHSDGTKLELVPRDKTPTVTRATKMELDPGREITDTLVYVAPATLPTSIKLILPQSTLIAKATRYFAFEIPQQTLFEEPVPDILRTNDIGDGSMRPSGPPILSQEAIDKQIAEAMKNNPELQSTIKNDQGKEPVKPGTPAAPGMVPPAGEIKPGEMKPGAGQPDTTKPDAAAQPDTAPSLMEKPKLQVVPATP; from the coding sequence GTGAACGGAACGTGGTTTTTTCATCATGGCGGGCAGGACTATGGACCCGTTTCGACCGAGCAGCTGTCGCAGTTGCTCGCCGCAGGTCAGCTGACCCCCGAGCATCCGGTGCGCCGCGCCAGCGATGCGCAGTGGATGCCCGCCGCAAGTTTTGCCGAGCTCCGCTCGAGCGCTGCACCGGCGGCAGCAGCCGCTTCTGAAACCAAAGCCAAACCGCCGGTCAAAAAACCGCCGCAGCGTGTGGCTCCTGCTCCGCCACCACCTCCACCGCCGGCAGCAGCACCTCCCGCAGCGATGGCGCCGCGCCCGGTTGCTCCAATGGCGATGCCCCTGCCGCCCGGAGCTATTCCGGCCGGTGGCGCAGTTCCAGTCGGTGGCCCCGTGCCGGTGCGGGCTGCTGTGCCGATGGCGATGCCACTCGCGCACGGAGCACCAGTCGCAATCGCTCGGCCGGTCGCCGTGGTACCAAGCTCCGCTGTTCCCCTGACAGCAGCGCCACTCGCAGCCGTGCGTGTAGCTGCGGTTCAAGCGGTGGGAGCACAGCCGACATACGCACAGCCTGGCTATGCTCAGCCTGGTTACGCCGCGCCGCAACCGGCAGCGACTTCAGCCTCCGCCAGTGGAGCCGCCGAGCGTCCGAAGAAAAAGAACCATCAGCTGATCATCCTGACGGTGCTGGCTGCGGCGATGCTGGGCGTTGCTGTCGTCGGAGGTGTGCTGATCGCCACCAGCGGCGGCAAAGAGGAGCAGCTGAGCGACGCTGACAGCGACACTAGCTCAACCATCGACGCTGATGAGCCTAGCAGCGGCAACGTCGCGTCGAGCGATCCCTCGTCGACACCCACCGCCGAGACGAGTGCTACTACACCTCCTGCGACACCCGCAGCCGAGCCTGGCGCGATAGCGTCGAGCGAACCAGCAGCTCCCGGCGCAAGCGAAACGCCTGCAGCGGCTCCGGCTGGGAATCAAGAGATTGCAGCCCTGCTGGCGCAGATCAAATCGTTTGGCACACCCAAAAGCACTCTCGGCATCAGTGGCAAATCGGGTCGACTCTGCAAGCTCAGCTTTCATCAAGCATTCATCAGCAGTAGCGCCACGCCAGTCCGGATGACCTCGTCGGCGGCGAGTGTTCCCTCGGCTGTCGGTGGCCGGATGTTGTTCATCGAACTTCGCATCCAAAACACCTCGCCTGAAACGATCACTTACGAAGGTTGGAACGAGACCGCCGTCGCGATCCACTCCGACGGCACGAAGCTCGAGCTGGTGCCGCGCGACAAAACGCCAACCGTCACACGGGCAACCAAGATGGAGCTCGATCCGGGCCGCGAAATCACCGACACGCTGGTGTATGTCGCTCCGGCGACGCTCCCGACGTCGATCAAGCTGATCCTGCCACAGTCGACACTCATCGCGAAAGCGACGCGTTATTTCGCCTTCGAAATTCCGCAGCAAACGCTCTTCGAAGAGCCGGTCCCCGACATCCTGCGGACCAACGACATTGGTGACGGCTCGATGCGGCCGAGCGGTCCTCCGATCCTCTCGCAAGAGGCTATCGACAAGCAGATCGCCGAAGCGATGAAGAACAATCCCGAGCTTCAGTCGACGATCAAAAACGACCAAGGCAAAGAGCCGGTGAAACCAGGCACCCCCGCCGCTCCTGGCATGGTCCCTCCCGCAGGTGAAATCAAGCCGGGCGAAATGAAGCCGGGCGCTGGCCAGCCCGACACGACGAAACCTGATGCTGCTGCTCAGCCCGACACAGCACCTTCTTTGATGGAGAAGCCCAAACTCCAAGTCGTCCCCGCCACTCCGTAG